The Brachyhypopomus gauderio isolate BG-103 chromosome 1, BGAUD_0.2, whole genome shotgun sequence genome includes a window with the following:
- the rps6 gene encoding small ribosomal subunit protein eS6 has translation MKLNISFPATGCQKLIEVDDERKLRTFYEKRMATEVPADPLGDEWKGYVVRISGGNDKQGFPMKQGVLTHGRVRLLLSKGHSCYRPRRTGERKRKSVRGCIVDANLSVLNLVIVRKGEKDIPGLTDSTVPRRLGPKRASRIRKLFNLSREDDVRQYVVRRPLTKEGKKPRTKAPKIQRLVTPRVLQHKRRRIALKRQRTQKNKEEAAEYAKLLAKRMKEAKEKRQEKIAKRRRLSSLRASQSKSESSQK, from the exons ATGAAG CTCAACATTTCGTTCCCCGCCACTGGCTGCCAGAAGCTTATAGAAGTCGATGATGAGCGCAAGCTGAGGACCTTCTATGAGAAGCGCATGGCCACAGAAGTGCCTGCAGATCCTCTTGGCGACGAGTGGAAG GGCTACGTTGTGCGCATCAGCGGCGGCAATGACAAGCAGGGCTTCCCCATGAAGCAGGGTGTGCTCACCCACGGGCGTGTGCGTCTGCTCCTCAGCAAGGGCCACTCGTGCTACAGGCCCCGCCGTACCGGCGAGCGCAAACGCAAGTCCGTGCGCGGCTGCATCGTCGACGCCAATCTCAGCGTGCTGAACTTGGTCATTGTCAGGAAGG GTGAGAAGGACATCCCTGGGTTGACCGACAGCACCGTGCCTCGCCGCCTGGGCCCCAAGAGAGCCAGCAGGATCCGCAAGCTCTTCAACCTGTCCAGGGAGGACGACGTGAGGCAGTACGTGGTCAGGAGACCTCTCACCAAAGAAG GTAAGAAGCCCAGGACCAAGGCGCCGAAGATCCAGCGTCTGGTCACGCCCCGCGTGCTGCAGCACAAGCGCCGACGCATCGCCCTGAAGAGGCAGCGCACACAGAAGAACAAGGAAGAGGCCGCCGAGTACGCCAAGCTGCTGGCCAAGAGGATGAAG GAGGCCAAAGAGAAGCGGCAGGAGAAGATCGCCAAGAGACGCCGCCTCTCCTCCCTGAGAGCCTCGCAGTCCAAATCCGAGTCCAGCCAGAAGTGA